A stretch of the Rhizomicrobium sp. genome encodes the following:
- the rsmH gene encoding 16S rRNA (cytosine(1402)-N(4))-methyltransferase RsmH, whose protein sequence is MSGHLPVMLDEVLRMLAPRDGEHYVDGTFGGGGYTRAILEAADCRVLGIDRDPDAIARGQALVERFAGRLTLVQGEFSQLASYLDGARTDGIVLDLGVSSFQFDEPERGFSFAKDGPLDMRMSRDGESAADFVNTADEKTLAGVIARLGEERNARRIARAIVAGRPVEGTAQLAEIVKTAQGPAAARFAIHPATRTFQALRIHVNDELGELERALEASVDTLAPQGRLVVVAFHSLEDRMVKRFLSARSTSAPNASRHAPDARHAANAPFKLLTSRPLSPSETEINANPRARSAHLRAAQRLAA, encoded by the coding sequence ATGAGCGGCCATCTCCCCGTGATGCTCGACGAAGTCCTGCGGATGCTGGCGCCCCGGGATGGCGAGCACTATGTCGACGGCACCTTCGGCGGCGGCGGCTACACCCGCGCGATCCTCGAAGCCGCCGATTGCCGCGTGCTCGGCATCGACCGCGACCCCGACGCCATCGCCCGCGGCCAGGCGCTGGTCGAGCGCTTCGCCGGACGCCTCACGCTGGTGCAGGGCGAGTTCTCGCAGCTCGCCTCCTATCTGGACGGCGCGCGCACCGACGGCATCGTGCTCGATCTCGGCGTCTCGTCCTTCCAGTTCGACGAGCCCGAGCGCGGCTTCTCCTTCGCCAAGGACGGGCCGCTCGACATGCGCATGAGCCGCGACGGCGAAAGCGCCGCCGATTTCGTGAACACGGCGGACGAGAAAACGCTCGCCGGCGTGATCGCCCGTCTCGGCGAGGAGCGCAACGCCCGCCGCATCGCGCGTGCCATCGTCGCCGGGCGTCCCGTCGAAGGCACCGCGCAGCTCGCCGAGATCGTGAAGACGGCACAGGGTCCCGCCGCCGCGCGCTTTGCGATCCATCCCGCCACCCGTACCTTCCAGGCGCTGCGCATCCATGTGAACGACGAGCTCGGCGAGCTCGAGCGGGCGCTCGAAGCCTCGGTCGACACGCTGGCACCGCAAGGCCGCCTCGTGGTCGTCGCGTTCCACAGCCTGGAAGACCGCATGGTGAAGCGCTTCCTTTCGGCCCGCAGCACCTCGGCCCCCAACGCCTCGCGCCATGCGCCCGACGCCCGTCACGCCGCGAACGCGCCGTTCAAGCTTCTGACCTCACGTCCGCTCAGTCCGTCCGAAACCGAGATCAATGCCAACCCTCGCGCCCGTTCGGCGCATCTGCGTGCCGCCCAGCGTCTGGCGGCTTAA
- a CDS encoding DUF1810 domain-containing protein translates to MSEPSFDLERFVTAQAPVIARVHAELEAGAKRSHWMWFVFPQIAGLGFSAMAQRYAIGSLDEARAYLAHPVLGPRLKACTELVLSVESRDAHAIFGSPDDLKFRSSMTLFACAAPQEPVFRAALTKYFAGVEDAATRAKLAEPRRHPR, encoded by the coding sequence ATGTCCGAGCCCTCTTTCGACCTCGAACGCTTCGTGACGGCCCAGGCGCCGGTCATCGCCCGCGTCCACGCCGAACTGGAAGCCGGCGCCAAGCGCAGCCACTGGATGTGGTTCGTGTTTCCGCAGATCGCGGGATTGGGTTTCAGCGCGATGGCGCAACGCTACGCGATCGGCTCGCTCGACGAGGCGCGCGCCTATCTGGCGCATCCGGTGCTCGGGCCACGGCTCAAGGCCTGCACCGAGCTCGTCCTCTCGGTCGAAAGCCGCGATGCGCATGCGATCTTCGGCAGCCCGGACGACCTCAAATTCCGCTCGTCGATGACGCTGTTCGCATGCGCGGCACCGCAGGAACCGGTGTTCCGCGCGGCCCTGACGAAATATTTCGCCGGCGTCGAGGATGCGGCAACACGCGCAAAACTTGCCGAGCCGCGACGACACCCGCGCTAA
- a CDS encoding PAS domain-containing protein produces the protein MKPVSKRAAAQVLAGLALEPDNRVLADHWLSLWTGDALPPRAKLDPRQIKPFLPNLLLFEVVPDKSVVIRLAGTRYRRALNTELTGQDWIALAPEHYRAERLRIISAIARGAIGVGHRRVPLTHGADYVCEEILLPFAPECGDTHPVLVHVNWKAEEFVQIRSTQKALGDPLDFRICALHEEKAAV, from the coding sequence ATGAAACCGGTCAGCAAACGAGCCGCCGCACAGGTCCTTGCAGGCCTTGCCTTGGAACCGGACAACCGCGTCCTGGCCGATCACTGGCTCTCGCTATGGACCGGCGATGCCCTGCCGCCCCGCGCCAAGCTCGATCCCAGGCAGATCAAGCCGTTCCTGCCGAACCTGCTGCTGTTCGAAGTCGTGCCCGACAAGAGCGTCGTCATCCGCCTGGCCGGCACGCGCTATCGCCGCGCCCTCAACACCGAACTCACCGGCCAGGACTGGATCGCGCTGGCGCCGGAGCATTATCGCGCCGAGCGGCTGCGCATCATCTCGGCCATCGCGCGCGGCGCGATCGGCGTCGGGCACCGGCGCGTGCCGCTGACGCATGGCGCGGATTATGTCTGCGAAGAGATCCTGCTGCCCTTCGCGCCGGAATGCGGCGATACCCATCCGGTGCTGGTGCATGTCAACTGGAAGGCGGAGGAGTTCGTGCAGATCCGCTCGACGCAAAAAGCGCTCGGCGATCCGCTCGATTTCCGAATCTGCGCGCTCCACGAAGAAAAGGCCGCGGTATAG
- a CDS encoding NAD(P)-dependent oxidoreductase, translating into MKIGVIGLGAMGAGIAGSLLRAGHAVTVWNRSPEPVQALVAKGATAAKAPEEALGGEVLVSMLANDAAIRGVGLDGALLDHAATGLIHCNMATVSLALARELAPAHAARGLGYVAAPVFGRPGVAAEGQLLVVAAGAADAVARLQPLFAAVGRRVEIVGTKPEQANLFKIAGNFLIVSVVETLGEAFALLRKGGGDHAQFQEIMASTLFASPIYQGYGKLIVSEAFEPPGFRLVLGLKDVNLARDAAAELGATLPLGDLMRTHLDEAVAAGWSEKDLTAVTALIAQKAGL; encoded by the coding sequence ATGAAAATCGGAGTGATCGGACTGGGCGCGATGGGCGCCGGGATCGCAGGCAGCCTGCTGCGCGCCGGACACGCGGTCACCGTGTGGAACCGCTCGCCCGAGCCGGTCCAGGCGCTGGTCGCCAAAGGCGCGACGGCGGCGAAGGCGCCCGAAGAAGCGCTGGGCGGCGAGGTGCTGGTCTCGATGCTCGCCAATGACGCGGCGATCCGCGGCGTCGGGCTCGACGGCGCCTTGCTGGACCATGCGGCCACGGGCCTGATCCATTGCAACATGGCGACGGTGTCGCTGGCGCTGGCCCGCGAACTCGCGCCGGCGCATGCGGCCCGCGGGCTCGGCTATGTCGCGGCGCCGGTGTTCGGACGCCCCGGCGTCGCGGCGGAGGGTCAGCTTCTGGTGGTCGCGGCCGGCGCCGCCGATGCCGTCGCGCGGCTGCAGCCGCTGTTCGCGGCGGTCGGGCGCCGCGTCGAGATCGTCGGCACAAAGCCGGAGCAGGCGAACCTGTTCAAGATCGCCGGCAATTTCCTCATCGTCTCGGTCGTCGAGACGCTGGGCGAGGCCTTCGCGCTGCTGCGCAAGGGCGGCGGCGACCATGCGCAGTTCCAGGAGATCATGGCGTCGACGTTGTTCGCGTCGCCGATCTATCAGGGCTACGGCAAGCTGATCGTCAGCGAGGCGTTCGAGCCGCCGGGCTTCCGGCTGGTGCTCGGCCTGAAGGACGTGAACCTGGCGCGCGATGCCGCCGCGGAGCTGGGCGCGACCTTGCCGCTGGGCGATTTGATGCGGACGCATCTGGATGAGGCGGTCGCGGCGGGCTGGAGCGAGAAGGACCTGACGGCCGTGACGGCGCTGATCGCACAGAAGGCGGGACTATAG
- the thiD gene encoding bifunctional hydroxymethylpyrimidine kinase/phosphomethylpyrimidine kinase encodes MQTTAKPIRFLSIAGSDSSGGAGIQADIKTASALGAYAMTAITAITAQDTTGIGAIHPVPPEVVAEQIVRCLTDIGADAIKIGMLGTAAVARAVAAALARHAHGIPLVVDPVLTATRGAVFADDAVVAVLKTDLFPRAALVTPNIPEAERLCGFALRTPDDLQRAGRHLLSLGPAAVLLKGGHAAGATLSDLLFTHDAAPQSFAAPRRDTRHTHGTGCALSSAIACGLGEGLALADAVARAHAFVQRAIATAPGFGAGNGPLNLLA; translated from the coding sequence ATTCAAACGACCGCGAAACCCATCCGCTTCCTCAGCATCGCCGGCTCGGACTCCTCCGGCGGCGCAGGCATCCAGGCGGACATCAAGACCGCGTCGGCCTTGGGCGCCTATGCGATGACGGCGATCACCGCCATCACCGCGCAGGACACCACCGGCATCGGCGCGATCCATCCCGTTCCGCCCGAGGTCGTCGCCGAGCAGATCGTGCGCTGCCTCACCGACATCGGCGCCGATGCGATCAAGATCGGCATGCTGGGCACGGCGGCGGTCGCGCGCGCCGTCGCCGCCGCGCTCGCGCGGCACGCGCACGGCATCCCGCTCGTCGTCGATCCCGTGCTGACGGCCACGCGCGGCGCCGTGTTCGCCGACGATGCGGTCGTCGCAGTCCTCAAGACCGATCTCTTCCCGCGCGCCGCGCTCGTCACGCCCAACATCCCGGAAGCCGAGCGTCTGTGCGGTTTCGCCCTGCGGACGCCGGACGACCTGCAGCGTGCGGGGCGGCATCTGCTGTCGCTGGGCCCCGCCGCCGTGCTGCTGAAGGGCGGTCATGCCGCCGGCGCCACGCTCAGCGATCTTCTCTTCACGCACGACGCCGCGCCGCAAAGCTTCGCCGCGCCGCGCCGCGACACGCGCCACACCCACGGCACGGGCTGCGCGCTGTCCTCCGCCATCGCCTGCGGCCTGGGCGAGGGGCTGGCGCTCGCCGACGCGGTGGCCCGCGCCCATGCCTTCGTGCAGCGCGCCATCGCCACGGCCCCCGGCTTCGGCGCCGGCAACGGTCCGCTCAATCTCCTGGCCTGA
- the glmM gene encoding phosphoglucosamine mutase has protein sequence MSRKYFGTDGIRGRANSGAMTAAVAMRAGMAAGRIFTRGDHRHRVVIGKDTRLSGYMIESALVAGFTSVGMDVFQFGPLPTPAVAMLTRSLRADMGVMITASHNQYQDNGIKFFGPDGRKLSDEHEAAIEALMDNGFDTGLATSPKLGRAKRIDDAQARYIEFAKRTFPSDLTLEGLRIVIDCANGAAYKVAPEVLWELGAEIIPIGVAPDGFNINSGCGSTSTEAMSAKVREMRANFGIALDGDADRVVMSDERGRVIDGDQVLALIGKSWSARGKLKGGGVVGTVMSNAGLDRYLKSLGLNLARAAVGDRYVIEQMTKGGYNVGGEQSGHIVLSDISPTGDGLIAALQVLAVLAAEGKPASQAAHLFDAMPQVLESVRFQRGSPLANARVAECIKDGEARLNGSGRLLVRKSGTEPVIRVMAEGDDETLVRSVVNDIVSAIQEVAA, from the coding sequence ATGAGCCGGAAATATTTCGGCACGGACGGCATTCGCGGGCGCGCCAATTCCGGTGCGATGACCGCAGCCGTCGCCATGCGCGCCGGCATGGCCGCGGGCCGCATCTTCACCCGCGGCGACCACCGCCATCGCGTGGTGATCGGCAAGGACACGCGGCTCTCCGGCTACATGATCGAATCCGCGCTGGTCGCGGGCTTCACCTCGGTGGGCATGGACGTCTTCCAGTTCGGTCCGCTGCCGACGCCGGCCGTCGCGATGCTGACGCGCAGCCTGCGCGCCGACATGGGGGTGATGATCACCGCCTCGCACAATCAGTACCAGGACAACGGCATCAAGTTCTTCGGTCCCGACGGCCGCAAGCTCTCCGACGAGCATGAGGCCGCGATCGAGGCGCTGATGGACAACGGTTTCGACACCGGCCTTGCCACCTCGCCCAAGCTCGGCCGCGCCAAGCGCATCGACGACGCCCAGGCGCGCTACATCGAATTCGCCAAGCGCACCTTCCCCTCCGACCTCACGCTCGAGGGGCTGCGCATCGTGATCGACTGCGCCAACGGCGCCGCCTACAAGGTCGCGCCCGAAGTGCTGTGGGAGCTCGGCGCCGAGATCATCCCGATCGGCGTGGCGCCCGACGGCTTCAACATCAATTCGGGCTGCGGCTCGACCTCGACCGAGGCGATGTCGGCCAAGGTGCGCGAGATGCGCGCCAATTTCGGTATCGCGCTGGACGGCGATGCCGACCGCGTCGTGATGTCGGACGAACGCGGCCGCGTCATCGACGGCGACCAGGTGCTCGCGCTGATCGGCAAGTCGTGGTCGGCGCGTGGCAAGCTCAAGGGCGGCGGCGTGGTCGGCACGGTGATGTCGAATGCCGGGCTCGACCGCTACCTGAAATCGCTCGGCCTCAACCTCGCGCGCGCCGCGGTCGGCGACCGTTACGTCATCGAGCAGATGACCAAGGGCGGCTACAATGTCGGCGGCGAGCAGTCCGGCCATATCGTGCTCAGCGACATCTCGCCGACCGGCGACGGCCTGATCGCCGCGCTCCAGGTCCTCGCGGTGCTCGCGGCCGAGGGCAAGCCGGCCAGCCAGGCGGCGCATCTGTTCGACGCGATGCCGCAGGTCCTCGAAAGCGTGCGCTTCCAGAGGGGCTCGCCGCTCGCCAATGCCCGCGTCGCCGAATGCATCAAGGACGGCGAGGCGCGTCTCAACGGCTCCGGCCGCCTGCTGGTGCGCAAGTCGGGCACCGAGCCGGTGATCCGCGTGATGGCCGAAGGCGACGACGAGACGCTGGTCCGTTCTGTGGTGAACGACATCGTGAGCGCGATCCAGGAAGTGGCGGCCTAG
- the folP gene encoding dihydropteroate synthase: MTTILGILNITEDSFSDGGRYLDSAAAVAQGRALAADGADLLDIGAASSNPDAKSVPPQTEIARLESVLPALAGIPLSIDSHAPEVQRWALAQGVAYLNDIQGFPDASLYPALAASAAKLIVMHSVQTNGGATRIDIAPAQIMDQLFAFFDARLAALEAAGIARARLILDPGMGFFLGTDPQTSLTVLRRLPELKTRYGLPVLVSVSRKSFLRRLAGREAADAGPISLAAELYAVRQGADYIRTHAPGPLKDALLLAKALAEGGS, encoded by the coding sequence ATGACCACGATTCTCGGCATTCTCAACATCACCGAAGATTCGTTCTCCGATGGCGGCCGCTATCTGGATTCCGCTGCAGCGGTCGCGCAGGGCAGGGCGCTCGCCGCCGACGGCGCCGATCTGCTCGACATCGGTGCCGCGTCGTCCAATCCCGACGCCAAGTCGGTCCCGCCGCAGACCGAGATCGCGCGCCTGGAATCGGTGCTGCCCGCGCTCGCCGGCATTCCGCTCTCCATCGACAGCCACGCGCCCGAGGTTCAGCGCTGGGCCCTCGCACAAGGCGTCGCCTATTTGAACGACATCCAGGGTTTCCCAGACGCCTCGCTCTATCCTGCGCTCGCCGCTTCGGCGGCGAAGCTGATCGTGATGCATTCGGTCCAAACAAATGGCGGTGCCACGCGGATCGACATTGCCCCGGCGCAGATCATGGATCAGCTCTTTGCGTTCTTCGACGCCCGTCTCGCCGCGCTCGAAGCCGCCGGCATCGCGCGCGCCCGGCTCATCCTCGACCCCGGCATGGGATTCTTCCTCGGCACCGATCCACAGACCTCGCTGACCGTGCTGCGCCGCCTGCCGGAGCTCAAGACGCGCTACGGCCTGCCGGTCCTGGTCTCGGTCTCGCGCAAATCCTTCCTGCGCCGTCTGGCCGGCCGCGAGGCGGCGGACGCCGGCCCCATCAGCCTCGCCGCGGAACTTTACGCTGTCCGCCAGGGTGCCGATTACATCCGCACGCACGCCCCAGGCCCGCTGAAAGACGCGCTTTTGCTGGCAAAAGCCCTGGCCGAGGGCGGCTCTTAA
- the ftsH gene encoding ATP-dependent zinc metalloprotease FtsH, with protein sequence MNNLRNLALWIVVALLLVFLFNLFQNKARDAAVQNITYSKFLDDVGDNQVKAVTMTGEGIKGELSNGTQFTTIAPSNDPALVPSMKAHNVNISVTQPDDGFNLVSILLNALPMLLLIAVWIFFMRQLQAGGGKAMGFGKSRAKMLTERTGRVTFEDVAGVDEAKDDLKEIVDFLKDPQKFQRLGGRIPKGVLLVGPPGTGKTLLARAIAGEANVPFFTISGSDFVEMFVGVGASRVRDMFEQAKKNAPCIVFIDEIDAVGRHRGAGLGGGNDEREQTLNQLLVEMDGFEANESVILIAATNRPDVLDPALLRPGRFDRHVVVPNPDLAGREKILRVHMRKVPLSPDVEPRTIARGTPGFSGADLANLVNEAALLAARRGKRVVSKAEMEDAKDKVMMGAERRSMAMTEDEKKLTAYHEAGHALVGMCVPQHDPLHKVTIIPRGRALGVTMNLPEQDRLSYSRQYCVSKLASVFGGREAEVLIFGPDNVTNGATSDIQQATRLARSMVMEWGMSDKLGRVRYRSNEQEVFLGHSVAQSNNMSEETARLIDAEVRQLVEDGEATARRILTERREDLETIAKGLLEYETLSGDEVTGLMKGIKPVRTPYEEPTPDRGPGSSVPTAGRPRGGTLVPEPQPGR encoded by the coding sequence TTGAACAATCTTCGCAATCTGGCGCTCTGGATCGTCGTCGCGCTGCTCCTCGTGTTCCTTTTCAACCTGTTCCAGAACAAGGCGCGGGACGCGGCCGTTCAGAACATCACCTATTCCAAGTTTCTCGACGACGTGGGCGACAACCAGGTCAAGGCCGTCACGATGACGGGCGAGGGCATCAAGGGCGAGCTCAGCAACGGCACGCAGTTCACGACCATCGCGCCGTCCAACGACCCGGCGCTCGTGCCCTCGATGAAGGCGCACAACGTCAACATCTCGGTGACGCAGCCCGACGACGGCTTCAACCTGGTCTCGATCCTGCTGAACGCGCTGCCGATGCTGCTGCTGATCGCGGTGTGGATCTTCTTCATGCGCCAGCTCCAGGCCGGCGGCGGCAAGGCGATGGGCTTCGGCAAGTCCAGGGCCAAGATGCTGACCGAGCGGACCGGCCGCGTGACCTTCGAGGACGTCGCCGGCGTCGACGAGGCGAAGGACGATCTCAAGGAGATCGTCGACTTCCTCAAGGATCCGCAGAAATTCCAGCGCCTGGGCGGCCGCATCCCCAAGGGCGTGCTGCTGGTCGGCCCGCCGGGCACCGGCAAGACCTTGCTCGCCCGCGCCATCGCCGGCGAGGCCAACGTGCCGTTCTTCACGATCTCGGGCTCGGACTTCGTCGAGATGTTCGTCGGCGTCGGCGCCAGCCGCGTCCGTGACATGTTCGAGCAGGCCAAGAAGAACGCGCCCTGCATCGTCTTCATCGACGAGATCGACGCGGTCGGCCGCCATCGCGGCGCCGGCCTCGGCGGCGGCAATGACGAGCGCGAGCAGACCCTCAACCAGCTGCTGGTGGAGATGGACGGCTTCGAGGCCAATGAGAGCGTGATCCTGATCGCGGCGACCAACCGTCCCGACGTGCTCGATCCCGCCCTGCTGCGTCCGGGCCGCTTCGACCGTCACGTGGTCGTGCCCAATCCCGACCTCGCGGGCCGCGAGAAGATCCTGCGCGTCCATATGCGGAAAGTGCCGCTCTCGCCGGACGTCGAGCCGCGCACCATCGCGCGCGGCACGCCGGGCTTCTCCGGCGCCGATCTCGCCAACCTCGTCAACGAGGCGGCGCTGCTCGCGGCGCGGCGCGGCAAGCGCGTCGTCAGCAAGGCGGAGATGGAAGACGCCAAGGACAAGGTCATGATGGGCGCGGAACGCCGCTCCATGGCGATGACCGAGGACGAGAAGAAGCTCACCGCCTATCACGAGGCCGGTCATGCCCTCGTCGGCATGTGCGTCCCGCAGCACGACCCGCTCCACAAGGTCACCATCATCCCGCGCGGCCGCGCGCTGGGCGTGACGATGAACCTGCCCGAGCAGGACCGTCTGAGCTATTCGCGCCAATACTGCGTCTCGAAGCTCGCTTCGGTGTTCGGCGGGCGCGAGGCGGAGGTGCTGATCTTCGGCCCCGACAACGTCACCAACGGCGCGACCAGCGACATCCAGCAGGCCACCCGTCTGGCGCGCTCGATGGTCATGGAATGGGGCATGTCCGACAAGCTCGGCCGCGTGCGCTACCGCTCCAACGAGCAGGAAGTGTTCCTCGGCCATTCCGTCGCGCAGTCCAACAACATGTCGGAAGAGACGGCGCGCCTGATCGACGCCGAGGTCCGCCAGCTGGTCGAGGACGGCGAGGCGACGGCGCGCCGCATCCTGACCGAGCGGCGTGAGGACCTGGAGACCATCGCCAAGGGCCTGCTCGAATACGAGACGCTCTCGGGCGACGAGGTCACGGGCCTGATGAAGGGCATCAAGCCGGTTCGCACGCCCTATGAGGAGCCGACTCCCGATCGTGGTCCGGGCTCCAGCGTGCCCACCGCCGGCCGTCCGCGCGGCGGCACGCTCGTGCCCGAGCCGCAGCCCGGCCGCTAA
- the tilS gene encoding tRNA lysidine(34) synthetase TilS, whose translation MDALLAGGAPWPAAVAVSGGGDSIALMHLLAGWAKAARQAPPAVVTVDHGLQQGSAATARAVARWAKQAGLESKVLRWRGPPPASGIEAAAREARYRLMGEWLRGRKLSALYVGHTGDDQAETFLLRLMRGSGLDGLSAMRPVAAWPVPGFAELAVVRPLLGLERGAVRDHLAVRKHAWIEDPMNGEDRFARVRVRKLLPALEDAGLSRARIAAAAGHLARAREALESVTAAVLSRAVRLRDAALHVDIAALTAAPREVGLRALAQLLMLVSGQAYRPRFERLERLFDRLKDGKLGGGATLHGCRLFMAPAGRGAFGAGTLAIVRESGRSDPSPAPHGAQKRRN comes from the coding sequence ATGGATGCGCTGCTGGCAGGCGGCGCGCCTTGGCCGGCTGCCGTTGCGGTCTCCGGCGGCGGCGATTCCATCGCATTGATGCACCTGCTCGCGGGCTGGGCCAAGGCGGCGCGCCAGGCGCCGCCTGCGGTCGTCACGGTCGATCACGGTCTGCAGCAAGGCTCGGCCGCCACCGCGCGTGCCGTTGCGCGCTGGGCGAAGCAGGCTGGTCTCGAGTCGAAAGTGCTGCGCTGGCGCGGCCCGCCTCCCGCATCGGGGATCGAGGCTGCCGCCCGCGAGGCGCGCTATCGCCTGATGGGCGAATGGCTCCGCGGCAGGAAGCTTTCCGCGCTCTATGTGGGCCACACCGGCGACGACCAGGCCGAGACCTTCCTGCTTCGCCTGATGCGCGGCAGCGGCCTCGACGGGCTGTCCGCCATGCGTCCCGTTGCCGCTTGGCCGGTGCCCGGCTTCGCCGAGCTCGCTGTGGTGCGTCCGCTGCTTGGGCTCGAACGCGGCGCCGTGCGCGACCATCTGGCCGTCCGGAAGCACGCCTGGATCGAAGATCCGATGAATGGCGAGGATCGCTTCGCCCGCGTCCGCGTCCGCAAGCTGCTGCCCGCGCTCGAAGACGCCGGCCTCAGCCGCGCCCGCATCGCCGCCGCCGCGGGCCATCTGGCGCGCGCCCGCGAGGCGCTGGAATCCGTGACCGCCGCCGTCCTCAGCCGCGCGGTGCGTCTCCGCGACGCGGCGCTGCATGTCGATATCGCCGCCCTGACCGCCGCTCCCCGCGAAGTCGGCCTGCGCGCCCTGGCCCAGCTCCTGATGCTGGTTTCGGGTCAGGCCTACCGCCCGCGTTTCGAGCGGCTGGAGCGTCTGTTCGACCGCCTCAAGGATGGAAAATTGGGCGGAGGTGCCACGCTGCATGGCTGCCGGCTCTTCATGGCGCCGGCCGGAAGAGGAGCTTTTGGCGCCGGAACCCTGGCGATTGTGCGGGAATCGGGCCGAAGCGACCCATCGCCCGCGCCCCATGGAGCGCAAAAGCGGCGCAATTAG